The Candidatus Goldiibacteriota bacterium HGW-Goldbacteria-1 genome includes a region encoding these proteins:
- a CDS encoding protease HtpX, protein MNYFKTMLLMTGFVALFMFIGNYFGGQQGMMIALAVSVGMNFFSYWFSDKMVLRAYKAQPVTPQQAPQLYAAVQRLSTIAQLPMPKVYIVNEPSPNAFATGRNPNNAVVAVTTGLLNTLDQRQLEAVLAHELSHVKHRDILTGTIAASAAGAIMMLSRFAMFFGGRDDDNGGGMGGILIMILGPIAAILVQMMISRSMEYAADTEAANITGRPQDLISALEAITGGMKKQLPTHATPATQHMLIASPFTAGMLASLFSTHPTFAQRKANLEKWRRV, encoded by the coding sequence ATGAATTACTTTAAAACAATGCTGTTAATGACAGGTTTTGTGGCGTTATTTATGTTTATAGGAAATTATTTCGGCGGGCAGCAGGGCATGATGATTGCGCTGGCTGTATCCGTGGGCATGAATTTTTTCAGTTACTGGTTTTCAGATAAAATGGTGCTTAGGGCATACAAAGCCCAGCCGGTAACGCCGCAGCAGGCACCGCAGCTTTACGCCGCGGTTCAAAGGCTTTCAACCATTGCGCAGCTTCCAATGCCTAAAGTATATATTGTCAATGAACCTTCGCCAAACGCTTTTGCCACGGGAAGAAACCCCAATAACGCAGTTGTGGCGGTAACCACGGGATTATTAAATACACTTGACCAGCGCCAGCTTGAAGCTGTGCTTGCACATGAACTTTCGCACGTTAAACACCGTGATATTTTAACAGGCACAATTGCCGCGTCCGCGGCAGGCGCCATAATGATGCTTTCGCGTTTTGCGATGTTTTTTGGCGGAAGGGATGACGATAACGGCGGCGGTATGGGCGGAATTTTAATAATGATACTTGGGCCGATAGCGGCTATTCTTGTACAGATGATGATTTCACGTTCCATGGAATACGCCGCTGACACGGAAGCCGCCAACATTACAGGCAGGCCGCAGGATTTAATATCAGCGCTTGAAGCCATAACAGGCGGAATGAAAAAACAGCTTCCCACCCACGCCACCCCGGCAACACAGCACATGCTTATCGCCAGCCCCTTTACCGCAGGCATGCTTGCAAGCCTGTTTTCCACCCACCCGACCTTCGCCCAGAGAAAAGCGAATCTGGAAAAATGGAGAAGGGTTTAA